A DNA window from Lasioglossum baleicum unplaced genomic scaffold, iyLasBale1 scaffold0055, whole genome shotgun sequence contains the following coding sequences:
- the LOC143219572 gene encoding uncharacterized protein LOC143219572: MDALLKKQAMLGTRISRIIDNFKKKGIANITRETVETRLDLLESYWLEFVSNDDKLHAQENDDLLQSLYVTNNIYDEVEEAYVTVKAELKRLLGPTTVQQVTISAPPQAKKLSLPKIALVPFNGDYTKWISFRDLFRSMVINNTTLTNVERLHYLKTNVTGDPADRLNNIPVTDDDFPRAWKLLEKEYENIPVLVDAQLSVLMALPTMKTESAAELKELLHGTQNAVEALAALKRPVEHWSDWLNYITVQRLDGETRLHWETTLEGKEELPTFSQLSDFLAGRLRSLTKSSLPACNLLTTAASSHLAAPSASADTRLPTSLAERRTPTTTAATRGTSLRPKVHAVTGTSGTSKCRLCEKDHFILFCPRFKSLTPPERRKVVTEKKLCFNCLSNHQVRDCHSNKRCQTCVGKHHTVLHVPIENPPSGGNRDSSSKTSSASNPGSKVVNCTRLKQTLILATAIVGIEVRPGERVFVRALIDPCAEVSLIKESIVQRFKIPRKQFNIPLTGVDTMRSRPRGRVNLTVSSRLDPTVSYSVDAVILARISSHEPPTIAGPSTWPHLGNLDLADPEFTSRQPIELLLGADIYALIIREGLRQGAAGCPVAQATTLGWIVTGPPSLPENSPSNTRRLVLHCSVDDDISPLLQRFWSMDEVDPPPCSTELTADEDECEQTFVRTHTRDQTGRYIVRLPLKRDLSFLGDSRRTATNLLTKLERRFTTSTDFAERYRAFLDEYLELNHMELATGIRENSIKYYLPHHGVFRESSSTTKLRVVFNGSSKTTTGISLNDILHSGPNLLPEIPDLLLRWRCHPIVFAADMEKMYRQIWLADDDRDAQRILWRRDPNEEINEYRLRTVTYGLACAPYLAMRTIRQLSLDEESRFPLAATCLRSNVYMDDVLFGASTIEETLETQKQLIGALKAGGFTLRKWTANDPRLLDHLSPEHVASSSEHAFEKVFTLLGLRWQSAGDFFLFNLKPRDPQVTITKRQVLKEMASVYDPLGFLAPVIVTAKVFLQTLWLLKLDWDDPLPLAQTKYWASYSHSLAEISTVRMPRWMGISHKHVLEIHGFADASEKAYAGVVYFRTMATEARPLVRLVTAKTKVAPLQQVSLPRLELCAAVLLSRLVKRVLNVLQLHDAKIYLWSDSTIVLSWLQGRPSRWKTFVANRVSEIQNLFPPDVWHHIRSKENPADPASRGLNGDSLVNNTLWWHGPSLLSTTTLEFKEYYPTVLDTEEERRPEKTVLNTTLAVATPTEPTDLLNRYSSFTRLLRSVAWCLRFIKCARRTSALKDICLRTEELDNARLTIVRCEQRRFFCTEIACLETSQSSLRGPLARLSPFLDERGILRVGGRLKHSLLDYDEKHPIIIPEKSHVTSLIINYFHERLLHGGTQITLYNLRRSYWIPRGRRAVRQQIHGCLKCWRWRAKTADQKMSDLPASRVTPTRPFYHTGVDYAGPFTTKFSPGRGARTCKSYVAVFVCLATRSVHLELVSDYSSDAFIAAYRRFVSRRGVCASIRSDCGTTFVGADKELRQMLNAANDEMKKTRQALAESGTNWIFNPPAAPHFGGIWEAAVKSVKYHLRRVIGETLLTFEEMSTLLTQIEACLNSRPITPLTDEPSDLTALTPAHFLIGSPLTAIPEPSLTDVRSSRLKRWQMIQQQRDHFWERWSFEYLQTLQQRTKWTKEQPNLKPGDLCLILNEATPPTRWPLGRVEQVHAGADGLVRVVTVRTATSVLTRPIAKICLLPAITETADL; the protein is encoded by the coding sequence ATGGATGCTCTACTTAAAAAGCAGGCAATGTTGGGAACGAGAATATCTCGTATCatcgataatttcaaaaaaaagGGAATTGCTAATATTACCCGGGAGACCGTAGAAACTAGATTGGACTTGCTGGAATCATACTGGTTGGAGTTTGTGTCCAACGACGACAAGCTTCACGCTCAAGAAAACGATGATCTGCTCCAATCCCTCTATGTTACGAACAACATCTACGACGAGGTTGAAGAAGCCTACGTTACTGTTAAGGCTGAGTTGAAGAGACTTCTTGGACCAACGACGGTTCAACAGGTCACCATTTCGGCTCCGCCACAAGCAAAAAAGCTATCCTTGCCAAAAATTGCCCTCGTACCCTTCAATGGTGACTACACGAAGTGGATCAGCTTCCGAGATCTTTTCCGATCTATGGTTATTAACAACACTACTCTAACCAATGTTGAACGCCTGCACTATTTGAAAACGAATGTTACGGGGGATCCTGCCGATCGCTTAAACAATATTCCTGTCACGGACGATGATTTTCCACGTGCCTGGAAGTTACTCGAGAAAGAGTATGAGAATATTCCAGTACTGGTCGACGCCCAACTCAGTGTTCTCATGGCGCTTCCTACCATGAAAACCGAATCTGCTGCGGAGCTCAAAGAACTACTCCATGGGACTCAAAACGCCGTTGAGGCTCTAGCTGCGCTCAAACGTCCAGTCGAACATTGGAGCGATTGGCTAAACTACATTACGGTACAACGTCTGGATGGAGAGACTAGACTTCATTGGGAAACAACGTTGGAGGGAAAAGAGGAGCTGCCGACCTTTTCCCAACTCTCTGACTTTCTTGCTGGCCGGCTGCGATCTTTGACAAAAAGCTCCTTGCCTGCTTGCAACCTTCTTACTACCGCTGCTTCATCGCACTTGGCTGCTCCGTCTGCATCTGCTGATACCAGGCTCCCCACTTCACTTGCTGAGAGACGGACACCTACGACAACTGCTGCTACTCGCGGGACATCGCTTCGACCTAAGGTGCACGCCGTCACTGGAACATCCGGAACTTCGAAGTGCCGTCTTTGCGAAAAGGATCATTTTATTCTCTTCTGTCCTAGGTTTAAGAGCCTGACCCCCCCGGAGAGGAGAAAAGTGGTAACAGAAAAAAAACTATGTTTTAATTGTCTGTCAAATCACCAGGTACGCGATTGTCATTCCAACAAACGTTGTCAAACTTGCGTCGGAAAGCACCATACTGTATTACATGTTCCCATCGAAAATCCTCCTTCAGGAGGAAATCGCGATTCTTCGTCCAAAACGTCCTCCGCGTCCAATCCTGGCTCAAAGGTGGTTAATTGTACTCGACTTAAACAAACTCTAATTTTGGCTACTGCTATTGTTGGAATAGAGGTTCGTCCGGGCGAAAGAGTTTTTGTCCGCGCTTTAATCGATCCTTGTGCCGAAGTGTCCTTGATTAAGGAAAGCATCGTGCAACGCTTTAAAATTCCTCGCAAACAGTTCAATATACCACTGACGGGAGTAGATACCATGCGAAGTCGTCCTCGAGGAAGGGTGAATTTGACCGTGTCATCTCGCCTAGATCCCACGGTTTCATATTCAGTAGACGCTGTCATccttgctcgaatatcttctcacGAGCCTCCTACAATTGCCGGTCCGAGCACGTGGCCTCATCTAGGCAATCTAGATTTGGCTGACCCAGAATTCACTTCTCGACAACCCATCGAGCTCTTACTTGGAGCCGATATTTACGCTCTGATCATTCGCGAAGGTCTACGTCAGGGTGCTGCGGGTTGTCCCGTCGCTCAAGCTACTACTTTAGGTTGGATTGTTACTGGTCCGCCGTCACTTCCCGAAAATTCTCCTTCTAACACCCGTCGTCTCGTCCTACATTGCTCGGTCGACGATGATATCAGCCCTCTTCTACAACGATTTTGGTCAATGGATGAAGTAGATCCTCCTCCCTGCTCTACTGAGCTGACCGCGGATGAAGACGAGTGCGAGCAAACTTTCGTTCGTACTCACACTCGAGACCAAACAGGCCGATACATTGTACGACTTCCGCTCAAGAGAGATCTGTCGTTTCTAGGCGATTCTCGACGAACAGCTACTAATTTACTGACGAAACTTGAGAGACGTTTTACTACCTCTACTGACTTTGCTGAAAGGTACCGCGCTTTCTTAGACGAGTATCTCGAACTCAATCACATGGAACTTGCTACTGGAATTCGAGAAAATTCTATCAAATACTATCTGCCGCATCACGGagtatttcgagagtcaagttcTACTACGAAACTCCGCGTCGTATTTAATGGTTCTAGTAAAACTACAACGGGAATCTCCCTAAACGACATTCTACATTCTGGACCGAATCTGTTGCCGGAAATTCCGGACCTTTTGCTACGCTGGCGTTGCCATCCAATAGTATTTGCCGCCGATAtggaaaaaatgtatcgacAAATCTGGCTTGCTGACGACGATCGGGACGCTCAACGCATCTTGTGGCGACGCGATCCGAACGAGGAAATAAACGAGTATCGGCTTCGTACGGTCACTTATGGTTTAGCTTGCGCTCCCTATCTCGCCATGCGCACTATACGACAGCTAAGTCTCGACGAAGAAAGTCGTTTTCCGCTGGCCGCCACTTGTCTACGTTCGAATGTTTATATGGACGATGTGCTCTTCGGAGCATCTACTATTGAGGAAACTCTAGAAACTCAAAAACAATTAATTGGCGCCCTCAAGGCGGGCGGTTTCACTTTGAGGAAGTGGACTGCCAATGACCCAAGGTTGCTAGACCATCTGTCACCTGAGCACGTTGCTTCCTCAAGCGAACACGCCTTTGAAAAGGTCTTCACATTGCTGGGATTACGGTGGCAGTCAGCTGGGGACTTCTTCCTCTTCAACTTAAAACCTCGCGACCCCCAGGTCACTATCACTAAACGACAGGTGTTGAAGGAGATGGCCTCGGTCTACGATCCGCTAGGTTTCCTGGCTCCAGTTATTGTTACGGCAAAAGTATTCCTGCAAACTCTTTGGCTTCTAAAACTCGATTGGGatgatcccctccccctcgcgcAGACCAAATACTGGGCTTCCTATTCACATAGTCTCGCCGAGATTTCGACTGTCAGGATGCCTCGCTGGATGGGTATCAGTCATAAACACGTGCTCGAGATACACGGATTTGCGGATGCCTCGGAGAAAGCTTATGCCGGTGTTGTTTACTTTCGCACAATGGCAACCGAAGCTAGGCCGCTCGTGAGATTAGTCACGGCAAAAACGAAGGTAGCCCCCCTCCAACAGGTATCTCTTCCGCGGCTGGAATTGTGTGCCGCAGTACTTCTCTCGCGACTAGTTAAACGCGTCTTAAATGTTTTACAGTTGCACGACGCTAAAATATACCTTTGGTCGGACTCTACCATTGTACTTAGCTGGCTTCAAGGTCGACCTTCCAGAtggaaaacgtttgtagctaatAGAGTTTCGGAAATCCAAAACCTCTTTCCTCCCGATGTTTGGCATCACATTCGCTCTAAAGAAAACCCCGCTGACCCCGCTTCTCGGGGTTTAAACGGTGACTCCCTGGTCAATAACACTCTCTGGTGGCATGGACCTTCCCTCCTCTCCACCACTACCCTTGAGTTCAAGGAATACTATCCGACAGTTTTGGACACGGAGGAGGAAAGACGCCCAGAAAAAACGGTACTTAATACCACTTTAGCTGTCGCGACTCCCACCGAACCGACGGATTTGCTCAATCGATACTCGTCCTTCACGCGCCTCTTGCGTTCCGTTGCTTGGTGTCTGCGTTTCATCAAATGCGCGCGAAGGACCTCCGCCTTAAAGGATATTTGTCTTCGTACCGAAGAACTTGACAACGCGAGACTTACTATCGTTCGGTGCGAGCAGCGCCGTTTTTTTTGTACTGAGATTGCTTGTTTAGAAACTTCGCAGTCCTCTCTCCGGGGACCTCTCGCTCGACTCAGTCCATTTCTGGATGAGCGGGGTATTTTGCGTGTCGGCGGTCGACTGAAACATTCTCTACTGGATTATGATGAAAAACATCCGATCATAATTCCTGAAAAAAGCCATGTTACCTCGCTTATAATCAATTATTTCCACGAGAGATTGTTACATGGCGGTACTCAAATCACCCTGTACAATTTACGTCGGTCGTATTGGATCCCGCGCGGTCGTCGAGCGGTTCGACAACAAATACACGGATGTTTAAAATGCTGGAGATGGCGCGCGAAAACTGCCGATCAAAAAATGAGCGATCTACCCGCCTCGCGCGTGACACCTACTCGCCCTTTCTACCATACGGGCGTAGATTATGCTGGACCTTTTACTACTAAATTCTCTCCTGGACGTGGCGCCCGGACATGTAAGTCCTACGTTGCAGTTTTTGTATGCCTCGCAACCCGTTCGGTACATCTCGAGTTAGTCTCCGATTATTCTTCCGACGCTTTCATCGCTGCTTATCGTCGCTTTGTGTCGCGTCGGGGAGTCTGCGCCTCTATTCGTAGCGATTGCGGCACAACCTTTGTCGGTGCTGATAAAGAGTTGCGTCAAATGCTCAACGCAGCCAATGACGAGATGAAAAAAACTCGACAAGCGTTAGCTGAATCCGGGACTAACTGGATATTCAACCCTCCTGCTGCTCCGCATTTCGGAGGAATCTGGGAGGCAGCGGTCAAGTCGGTGAAGTACCATCTTCGTCGCGTAATAGGTGAGACTCTCCTCACTTTTGAGGAGATGTCGACTCTATTAACTCAAATAGAAGCTTGCTTAAACTCTCGACCAATCACTCCTTTAACTGATGAGCCTAGCGATCTCACCGCCTTGACCCCAGCCCACTTTCTAATAGGCTCTCCCCTAACGGCTATTCCGGAACCATCGCTGACGGATGTTCGATCCTCGAGGTTAAAACGTTGGCAAATGATTCAGCAACAACGAGATCACTTTTGGGAGCGCTGGTCCTTCGAGTATTTGCAGACCTTGCAGCAAAGGACGAAATGGACGAAGGAGCAGCCTAACTTAAAGCCTGGGGACTTGTGCCTCATTCTAAATGAAGCTACTCCACCTACACGATGGCCGTTGGGGAGAGTCGAGCAAGTTCATGCCGGTGCCGATGGACTCGTCCGAGTCGTAACCGTGCGCACTGCCACGTCTGTACTTACTCGGCCTATTGCGAAAATTTGCCTCCTTCCAGCCATTACTGAGACCGCCGATCTTTAA